The sequence below is a genomic window from Chelmon rostratus isolate fCheRos1 chromosome 24, fCheRos1.pri, whole genome shotgun sequence.
TGCAGGCACATTATCGCTGGCAAGGAAAGGTTTCAGTGATAAACCAGGAGAGTTTATTAAGTGTCTTCCTGTGGCCTCTTTTGCCCATGCTATTCTCTAATTAACCCAGAACCTCAGGCTAGATCGCAGAGAATGACATGCCTCATATTTAATGTCTCCTCTCGAAAGTAATGCCTCGTGTCTGCTCATTGACCCAGGTCACATTTAGTATTTGAATATCTTGAGTGTCTTGTATAATTTTGACGTTATTACACTTGTCCTCCAAAATGGTTCCATTGAAGCCTAatgacaaacccacacacacaacccaccATTTGATAACGACGTCAGCAGGAACTGTTTCAAACGCATGCCTGTGAATCAGTCAGTTTTTCCATATTTACGTATTGTTTTTGGTTTCAGGATGGATTCCTTCTCCAGCCCTTTGAAAAGGAAGATCGAGCCACACAGGACCAAGCTGAGAAAGAGGACAGATGTGATAAGGTGGACAAGCCTGAGAAAACGCAGAGAAAAATGCTGTCGAGAGGTGAGAAATGCAGCACCACGCATGGTGAAGTGCTCGTTTTAGAAactgttggggtttttttgttttattttttgccttgaACATCTTTACCTTCTCTGCTTATTCATGTGCATTTGAACATATCTCAGTCCTTGCATCATCCCTGTTTGAATCTATTCAAATAAGTATTAATCATTGAGTTTGGTCAGTTTTAAAATTAGAAGCTTTTGTGACACCGATGTCAGTGGGGCAGACTTGCCGTCACAGTCACAGAAGCTGAAATATTTCCATTAACACCTCAGCTTTCTTTACATCATAAACACCTGGGGCCTCATTTATAAACATTGCTTACTCCCCAAAAGGAGCCTGAAAGATGCATCTGCTTCCCCCGTCCAAAAATTGGAATTTATATTTAGAAAACTTTAGCAGGAAAGCATGCACACATCTAAAATTACACACACCAGGCAGGCCTGTGCAGTGCGACATGAATGAAATTACAACAGGGGCACCTGTGCGATGCAGCTTTGCAATGCGTGTGCGTAAGACAGTCTGAAGTGGTGCTTAAGCGCTCATCCAGACAAAGACTATGTTTGATTGAAACCACTGTTATTATGTATTGTAGCCaaagcttgtttgtgtgtgcggtGAATAGATGGCATGCCGGTATTCTACTTGGTAGTCGTAGTCTATCGCGCCATTAAATGTCATGTGCCCAGCTGCACAACACAAATTCCCACAATTCAGAAGGAACGGCCACCATATTGGTACAGGGAAGCCACacctgctctttttttctttctgcagggAAAATAGGTGCCATGATGTCATGAATTTTTGGATTCTAGTTTTTAGTTGTTTGCAGATTAGTATTGTATGATTGATGTGAATTCAGtgtaaatgatgatgatgatgtatgtATGATAACATAAAGTCACTGAGGTTTGTTCTACTCAGTTGAAGTGTAATATATGGATGTTTGGctccctgaatgcaacatgaaTGTCCTTTGCCAGTCACACGCCTGTTTAAGTGATGAACTGCACtattttttagaaatgtaataCATGTCTTAAACTGAATTACTATAATTTCAGAGTCTGTGCTACAAAATGTTCAACCTCTATCACCAGTCctatgtgcaaaaaaaaagtgattacaCAGCCCTGCCATAGATTCTAtacatgtttcactgtttattaTATCATTTTGGTGGCAGTTTGTCACCGGCGACACTGAAGGCGAAGTATTGAAATGAAGCCAAATGCTTTAATGATACTTATCACACAGTCCATGTCACTCAGCCAAATTACAGCCTTCTAATAATTATATCCTTTACCATGTCACAAGGAACATCCAGTCctaaacatttttcttctctggcGCAGTGCCCTCCAGTTTGTCCAAAAGCACTTCTCCTTTTTAAATGATATCTCATTATGTGCCGATAATTGGCGTGATTCAGTTAATTGCGACAAGCTCAAGGTGTTAAGCAATTACACGCATTCCCACAGGCGCATAAAGGTGTCTGCTTCCCTCTGTGGAGCAACACCACTGATGAGACAGCCTCCAATTATAGAAACCAGACACCCACCGAGGGGAGCGAGCTCCAGCGTCCCCTGACTCCCACTGATGGATCCTATCCTCTGTTGGTGCACAggaaccctttttttttttttttttttccagtgtcaaCTTCGTTATCCAACAACATCTTCATTTCTTAAGTGGTTCGGCTGGCAGCGCCACTGCCGCTGATACAAGCTgccagatgtttttctgttgttcttgtttttttcacattggTCACACAATAACCATCCAGTAGCATGGTTCTTAGCAATGTCACCCTTTAGCTAAGTTTCTCTTCTCAAACGTGCAGAcagacttttccttttttttcctcactaaTAGTTGAATGACAAGCCGATTAATTTGCATATCAATATTCACAACGTGCGTTTCATTAACTGTTTATCATTAATTTGGGAAGTTAACGGGGTGGAACATTTCAATTTCCACGTTATTGGTACAAAGAAAATGATGGTATGCAGGTAATCTCAGGGATTGTTTTATATATCTGGACATATTTGAGTATTTGTGTGCAGGTATCATTTAAGGTGGAATCTGTGCACATCAATTTTTCATAAATGAAATCTGTGATGCATTGCCAAATTTCAACGTGATCTGTGTGTCTCTTGGTTAGATTCCAGTCAAGACTACACAGATTCAACTGGCATTGATCTCCATGAGTTCCTGGTCAACACACTGAAGGGCAACCCCAGGTatgctcaacacacacacctgaattTGACcgctgcagagaaacatgagCCCCAAGTGTTCACCTTTCCAGCCTGAAGGCCtggtcacaccagcatttaaaacgGCAAACTTTCCATCTGCTCTGTCAACAGTAGAAATTGCTCCAGAGAGTTTAAGAGACAAGAGTCAACGGCACAAATACATCTTTCAATAAACTATGTGAAGTTATTGTCTCGATCAATATTGTCAAGATCGCTAGCAAGACGCTACAGATCTCACAGCTCAGTTTGTGCAACGTgaaccaaacaaaacaagcaaggAGCTATGTTACATTTGTCCGAGATGTGCATGTTAGtggctagcttgctagctactCTTTTGAGTATCTGTGGAAATAGCCCCTTTTTAAGAAGACATGCTGATGATTTAGCTGTTACTCTACTTTCTGGTGTGACCAGACCTTTGGCCGTTTAATTATAACCTCCTGGACTTTGGTGATCTTTATTATGACCTGCGAAGTAAAAGGATTATTTGATTATGAATCCAATTTTGTGTTGAATATGTCTCCGAAACAATCttaatatgtctttttttaggGATCGAATCATGCTACTGAAGTTGGAGCAGGACATCTTGGACTTCATCAGCAATAATGAGTGAGGAGTATTCATTAACATATATTAAGATCTAGATGATAGGGGGGACTGCAGAGTCTGTTTGGATGGGCTGCTTCGTTTTTAAAAGAAGTGTGAACTTTGGGCGCCGGTCATCAGATTTTCCTTTCAGTCTTTGAAAATATGGAAAATTCAGTTTGCATCACTATCACCAATGTAGTGATGTTGATCCAGGTTTACTGAGGGCTTAGAGTTCTCCTCCAGTGAGCTCAGAAGCgctttgaaacattttcaaaacagaCCCAAGAGCAGATATGTCCTTATAaggtaaaacaacaacagacttGTACCAGATGAAACAGGCGTAGCTGCACTGGCCCCCCCACTTCTTTAATTCCTCATTCCAGACTGGGATTGTGACTaatgccccctccctcccctttaCATTTAAACTGTAGACCATCAACCACatttctccatctccctctaGAAGCCAAAAGAGAAAATTCCCACCCATGACGCCCTATCACAGGATGCTGTTACATCGAGTGGCAGCGTACTTTGGCATGGACCACAATGTGGACCCCAGTGGGAAGTCAGTGGTAATCAACAAAACCACCAACACAAGAATGTGAGCCTTTCTTTGCTCTTTCTTCTTACAACTCTACCGACCTTATTTGACTAAAAGCAGACTGATAATATTAGCAGACTGGTGGACAATGCGTGAGGGCACTGAATGAACCTTCCATTATACGACACCATCACTTTGCTAGTCGATTGGTGGAGAATTTCCTATGGCCGTAAGCTTTTGCAAACAATCGACAGCTAAGTTGGTTTCCTGCCCTGCTTGTTGGTTAACATATGTTGCTGTCAGCATCTGCCTGGAATTAAGCTGCCACTAAAACTCTTGTGAATTCCCCCCACCGACAGACCCGATCAGAAATTCTCAGAGCACATCAAGGATGACAGGGCGGACGATTTTCAGAAACGCTACATTCTCAAACGAGACAACTCCAGCTTTGATCGTGAAGACAGCACGGTaggtggttttttttttttttttttttcgtcctttttttcctttcttcaccAAGCTGTCACTTTCATTTCTGACATGTTGGTAAGAGTGGGACAATCTGGCGTCCCTGACATTGCTGCTaaagaagagtgtgtgtgtgcgtgactgtatgtgtgtgtgtccttgccaGATTCGAATGCGTTTGAAAGCTGACAAGAGGAGCAAATcgatggaggagagggaggaggagtaCCAGCGAGCCAGAGAAAGGATATTTGCACATGATGTGAGAGCTGTTTGTGTAGgcggggtggggggagggggccATGTTGCACAAATCTTTGTGTCGTTTCTATTCATGTGCAAATTCAGTAGATTTCTTGCTACCAATTACCACTGCTGgatttatgattttttttcgATGGGGTCGCTCTGATTCGGAGCCAAATTCATAAAGTCAGATTTCTAACGAGACCTGCAAGCAGGTATACGGGGTCCAAGCTCCTGATAAAATTTTAATAACTGTTATTGGTAAATTCATTGGATTTTGGCATGAACAGAGCCATGAAACGTAGCTTTCAGCAGAGCTCGAAATGCAAAAGAGAAGTGTTAGAGATAAGAGTAAGAACAAACTGTGGCATGAATTATCTGCACTGTagtaatttactgtaattttCTTCCCACCCACAGGGAGATCAGTTCATACTAGATAGAAGGTAAGTAGTAAAACTGCATTAATCTCACGAccactgacttttcctcacCTCTCATTACATAACAGTTTGGTTCCAGCAAGCTGTGCCTAATATGGATGATGAATTGTCAATTAATTGGCCAAAGTAGAACCAATGTCATCCCTTAAAGTGGAACTAAAGCTCTTCAGATAGcttctgcatttaaatgttcAATCACTTTTATAGTTTTGCCGTCAGGGCAGCAATTAGAGCCCGCTctgtcatgttttaaaatggTGGATATCTCATTTTGTCAGCGCAtgttctccctctccccctcccttcaGTGCCCAGGATCAGGACGCATGCATGAGCACCCAACAGAGGCGGCAAATGTTCAGGTAGGTCCGTCCCCCCCACCCCGGTCACACATCATTCAGCTCTTTCAGAGGCCGAACCGCAGGCAGAGAAGAAACCTTTGAATCACCGTCTGCCTTAATCGGCTCGCTCAGGAGCTGGAGTGCTGAGCCGAGGATTTGTTTTCGCCGCACAGGAAAGCTTCTGTTTAAATAGGATTTTCTCCCCAGGTTTCCTCATGTGGGACGGCCTGTTCAGCCCAAAGCTAGCCAATTAAACGACATAGCCGTTTTTTTAAAAGACACGTCTTCTTTTAATGATCAAGCATTGAAGAAATCATCAGCGTAATGTTTGGTGGGAGAAGATGCAGTCTTGAATGGGTGAATGCGGAATATGGTCTTCCAGGATGACAGCAGATCATTAAGATGTCAtcaattaagtcatttttagatgtaaaaaatatgcctattattattgaaaaaaaatgtttttccccaTTTGTACTGTAATTCTGTGGCAAAAGAGGAGCAAACTTTTAGACAAGTAACATAGAGATAAAAAGGATTAATCAATTTATTGGGAACTGTTTTGATAAATTGCTGCTTTAAGTAATTCTTCtgaagcaaaaatgctaaaaattcTGAAATGTAAATAGACGCTCGCTTGTTTATAGCTTTTTATGgtgttaaaataaatatcttTGGGCTGTTTAACTGTTGGTCCCGAAATAAGCAATTTGAACATGTCAGCTTTggaaatttgtgattttttttaggcTATTTTTAtggaccaaatgattaatcaaccGATTAATAGATGGTAAAAATAAGTACATACAAGACACAAACAGAATTGTATTTAAAGTACCGTCTCCCTGCACAGGTTACGGGCCGGTCGGTCAGGCGCCAGCCGGCAGAGCAGCTCCGAGACGGAAACGCTGCCGCGGCACGGGGAGCCTCGGCCGTGGAGCAGCACCGACAGCTCGGACAGCTCCAACCGGCTCGCCCCGCGGCCCGCCATCACCAAGGCCAGCAGCTTCAGCGGCATTTCACCCGGCCTCGTCCGCGGGGACAGCACGGCCAGCAGCAAGAGCACCGGGAGGCTCTCCAAAACAGGcaagagagacagcagggacGCGATGCCTCAGAATATCCCCCgtctgttttaaatgaaaaatacctTCGTGTGGCAgcctgaaatacaaaaaaaaaacccctgcaTCTGCTTCCACTCAGAGTGTCGCAGTCAATATTGTCGATGGAGGGATTTCTCTCTTCTGAAATTTCTCTCACTTGGAAGTGAGCATGTAATTTATTCCATCAGTCACTCAGACAGGGGATAGGAAACCCTCTGTCACagcatgaaaaggaaaaattaGCTAATTAGACAGTGCACTGTGTAAATAGGGAGCAAAAATAGGCATATCGAGCTGCGAGCAAAATCCACTGGCATCCGGGGAACCTGAGGTCTCATCAGAACAAGTGTTTGCCGTCCTGCCGCGGTCAATAAAGTCTGTGGGCCGCCCTGTAGCCGGACAGCTGTCAAAACTAATCACCACACAACAAcgtggtgatggaggaggctcTTAAAAAAGTGTTGTAGCAGCAGTAGAATAAAACCTAGCAGCGAGGAGTCGCTGCATAATGTATCAGCCTAAGCACCGAGAAGTGCTGCACAAGTCACCGAGATGAAGTTAGGGCTGCTCCCCGACTGCAGGTGCTTACTCCACAATATGATCCATTTGTAACCTGACTGGCTGAGATTAGATGAAACGTGTTCTTTACTCCGGGTTCGGCTTCTTTATCTCAGTGAATGCAGGGTGAAAATCCTTGGTTGGCCTCTGCTCTAGATTTCGTTCcctgcctctgtttctgtctggcattttttctatttttgccGAGTTcctgttggtttcttttttttcccccctcaccgagcggtagcagcagcagcagcaggcttcTTGCCTGAGCAGTTTTTTAAGTTGTTTACGAGGCGGCTGGCTGCcctcactttgtgttttgggaGTTTAAGTCGAGGAGACATCttgcctgtgctgctgtgttctCCTGCCTTTGCCCTTCTCCTAAGCCCTCAAATAACCTTCACCTGCAACAAGCTGCACGCCATCACTACCTGAAAATGGGAGCTTATATTTGATAGGGGGAAAAATCCTCTCAATGGTTTAAAGTGAGAATTCTATTGTTTCTGCCTGTGTGATATCATTTTGACATcatctttcagttttcagtcatgAACCTCACTTGTCTTTCATTAACCCCTATTCTGAAGTTCTTACGCGATTTACGCGCATTTCCTGCTGAGGTAAACTTCTTCTCCACGGCCTTCAGGTTGCAAATATTATACTTTTCCcatcactacatttatttgacagcttcagtttgttACTCTACAGATTAAGATTTAATGTCCAACCCTTACAGCCATCTTATAGAATACGATCTGTTGTTCTGCATTGAGCTTAGCAGCCTTTAAAAGACTCCACAGCAGATTGCAATGCAGGCCCCTCCTCCCAAAAAACCAAGGGCTTCGCCATTTTGCACAACATTCAGTAATTATACGGTGCACAGATACCAATTTCTCCATCAACGGACGCCTCAAGagaccagaatgcaatgcagccaCAAGAGAGGCTCCATTATTAGCAAGAGGCACGACTGCTTCATTATCACCATTAGTTCTTTCCACAGGCTGAAAGCAACATGTTAATGTTCCTCCTCTCCGTCttaaaggcattctgggaaatgtatGGAGTCAGTGATAAATCTCTGCGTTCCGCCTCTCTCTCAGGTTCAGAGTCATGCAGTAGCGTCGGCTCCTCGTCCAGCTCGCTATCCCGTCCCCAGCTGCCTCTCCCAGTTTCAGCCTCATCCTGGTCCAACATCCCCAGCACCCCCTTGATCCACCCGGCTGCTGACACTAGAGGCTCTGGACACCCTGAGATGATCAAGAGCGTCCCTTCACAGCCGCCATCTGCTACAGACGCAACAAACTATTATGTGTTGCCGCTGGAAGCCTCAGGGATACCACCCGGCAGCGTTCTGGTCAACCCGCACACAGGTGGGTGACTCCGTGCCTCCGTGTGAACATGAAAAGCCAGAGTTTAGTGGCCCAATCTACTGCATTAAATCAAAGTCAGTTTTTCCCAAAATaaattttttctgtcttgtaaTTTTCTGGTTTGCTAATGAATATTCATGGCTTGAGGACAGAATTACAGGTTGGTGCAGGGCTGCACTGGGTTTGTCTGTCAAATTAGTAGTCAGACCAAAGCACGCTGATCAAAATGCATTGAACAGATGGGAGAGATCTGTAAATATTCATCGTTGGCCCGACACGCAGTTGTGCACTGTTGGGCTACGAACTGAACTTCATATACTGCCAAGGTTGTTAATTCTcattcactctcctctcccagACCATGTTTGGGTGTGTCCTTCCCTGTCATGAGGGGCATAATTCAAGTGTTTCCTTTTGTATGATGCTGAattattagtgtgtgtgtgtgtgtgtagctcacATCGCTGTGGTTTCTGGTCTCTTATGAATTTAATCTGACAGGCAAGCCTTTCATCCACCCCGACGGCAGCACTGTAGTTTATAACCCGGCCACTGTCGCCCCGGCTGCTGGCAGGAACCCACAGCAGGGGAAACCCCCACAGCAGCCAATCGCTGCCCCAGCACATCAACAGCCAACCAATCACCTCCACTCGCAGGTCAGTGGGTGGGACTACATTTTTCAGCAGGAATCTTGACTTTTTCTTCATTCACATTAAATTCATGTAAAGActacagtgttttttctttctaagTTTCTCTAACCTCACTAACTTGTAGCTTTTAAATGGGAGCTGATAGTAGAATGGTTGGAGCTTAATTGACTGCTTAACAAACGCTTccactgtccaatcagagcttaGCAACCATAAAGCACTGTCAAACTTTTTTTAGTCTTTCCAAAAGCCAAAGTGTGAGCTGCTCTAGTGTAAACTGCAAACATTAGCTTGTCTGGCTAACTAACTTACTACCTGCACTAGTAACCTAGTTTTGCTTGCAAGGCTAAGGCGCATTTCATACCCCATCATAATGTGTGATAACAGGCCGTGTGGTGAAGCACTGTGTGTGCTTGTCCTACATGGTGCTTAATCAGAGTGTAATGTTGCCGCCTCTGTCCCGCTCTTTATTGGATGTGGGGACTTTTACGGTCCAGCTACTGCAGCCAGTGTTCCCCCGAGACAGCGCAACGTTTGCCAAACACATCAGTCCTCATCCTAAAAGTCTGCTCTCTCGTAAAATGGAAAGTTAGAACCTGCTGTTTGAAGATATCTGTATCTAACCTCTCTGGGTGTAAGCACGTGGGCTAAGCAGCCAAATGAGATAATCATCAATAAACAGCAGTTTGCCTGGAACATGTAGCTTTAACCTCAGTATTTTAGCATATGTATCCCATTATCAACCAAATGGGCTTTAAACATTGAAAagtcagcagagagaaaagtaGAGACAGCGTTTTCAACCAACTCAtagagctaatgttagcctatTAGCTAGCTAGTTGGGCTTTGCAAACAGTCGGTTGAGGCTCCCATCTTTTTACTAGCATCCTTCCTCTAGTCTCATCTCCTTTCCTGTCCATTTcttctccccttccctcctcagccgatctgtcctcctctccagctgtcCTCTGAGCCTGTCCACAACCCAACGGTCTCgtatcctcttcctcctcctcttcctccttctcagtTCCTGCCCGTCTGTCCTAACCAACAGTACACTGTGGTACAGAACTACTTTCTTCCATTTTATTATTCTTCCCCCGCTCCATCTCCTGTCAGACCTGGCTCattaagagtttatttataGACTTTTCTCTGAGcagttaaatgaataaatgaaagtcTGACACAGATGTCCAAATATTCTGCTCAGTTTGTGTCGGGCTGAGGAAATGCTCTGAGCTCTATTCTGACCCAGGtcttcatactgtatgtatgtgccTTTAAATGAGCTCCTGGATAAGTTATCTTCTgtgatatattaaaaaaaatctatctaCATGTACATAATTGGAGGTTTGGCTGAACAAGACTCTTGTTAATATTATCTAAAAATCAAGCATAGCATTATCTCACCTTTGCAAACTTCAGATCTTATTACTCTCCCAATGAACTGTTCAGTTTGGGGTTTTTCTTTTGGTGGAAAGGTGTATGTAAATCCAGCAGGCGCCATTCCCCACATATATAGATCATGCATTCACTTAACCTCATTTTTGACCTGGTTTTAGTGAAAGACATGCCTCTGTGACTAATTATGCCTGTGGAAAGTTccattaatatttaattcatcaccAGATGTTAGCACTGAATAATCCATGACTAAAAACACTACTTTTCCAACAACATGTCAGAAATGACCTGAACTGGCGTGCAGCGGcgatgcaaaaaaagaaaaaaaaaacagttcaattTACACTCTGCTCGTCTCCGCCGCAGACCTGGGTCAGATTTAaactctctgtgtttgtttaaaccTTCAAGGGAAATGTCAGTTTAGTAAACGTCTTTGATTTAGCGCTTAGCTTAGAAGTTGGCTGACTGTCCCTGGTGGTTGTGTTGATCCATATTCTGAGCAGATTGAATGATTAAAAAGCTGTGGTTCTGGTGGTCAGTGCCCTCGTGCTGGATATTCATGTGTAACTGGTGGTGTCTTGTGCCGCATTGCGTTTACCTCTCCAGCCTGACACCCTCAACGCCCAGTTCAGTCACATGACTCTGGCGCAGCAGCAGCCCGGCGACAGCGGGGCTTCGGTTCCGGAAGCCCGCCACTATCCCACTGTgtaccaccaccacccctcctcTGTGGTACTGCAGGGAGCCCCTCCTTCACAGCAGGTCGCCAGCTACATGTTGGCAGGGCCGTCGGGAGGACACCCAGGGATGCTACAGGGTCAGCACGTTGCACTGCAGACCCAGGGCCCCAACCATGCATATCCCAGCTCCACCCCGGGCCCCGCTGCTTTTCCCGGGTCCACGCTGAACCAGCCGCTACTCCAGCAGCACACATACATCCAACAGCCTGTCCAGCAGGTAGGGCCATCTGAAATCACACCGGCTGTCTACAAAATGTGGTGATTTGTCTGTCGGTCTCAGCCATGCAGTGGAAACCAGCTTCATGACTAATCCTTCATTTCTCCCGTCGCTGTGAAGTGCATTCAAATGCGTCTGCCGATGTGTCACACAGTCCTTGAGTTTGTGTTAATGCGTCTCTTACAGATGTCCACGTGTTACTGCTCTTCAGCGCACCACCCCCACTgctccagccagcagcagcactacCGGCCCCCCGTCAACTCGCTGCCCTATAACTGCCCTCAGAGCCAAAACCTGCCCCAGCAACAAGGTATGAACAGACGATCACTGTTAACTATTGAGGCTTTTATTTCCTCGAGACAACCTGCCAGATTATTTCCCCTTTTGACACCAGAAGAATGTGCGTCACACAGCAGACGGTTTCAGACAAAAATTTGATTTGAAGTGCGACTAAATGACCTGTTGAGATGGATTCATttttcacagagacacacacacacaggcgtcCTCAGCCACACAAAgtcccattaaaaaaaaaaagtattttacaCTTAAATAGTCGTTAAATAGCTGTGTTGTGTGACAAACACACCTGGATACGGAGAAACAGCAGGTTACCCTACCCTTCATGCCTCCAGATTTCTGTGATGAACCAAAGCTGCATCTTATTCAAACAAGGCTTTGAAATAGCTGCATGTCGGATCTAAAGACAAATCAAAGGGTGTTTTTAATAAATGAGGTCTGCAGCCTCTGATGTGAAGCGACTGATTTTGCTTTGAATTTCCAGACTTCGTGTCGTCAAGAGCGAAGCTCAGCCTTGCTGCTTTATCAAGAGTCGTCCTCTATCCGTAGACTTTGTTAACTTCCCACTTTCAGCTCTTAGAtagcattgttttgtttttgttgttctcgTGTGTTTCTTCACAAGGGAGCTATGCCAGCCGTGGTCCGACGGCTCTACTGAAGGACAaatatttctccctctctttcctctctgtttgtttgttttcacaagTTCAGATGTCTCCCCGGGAGTCATCCACttgattattcttttttttcttcttcttcctcctcctcttctttttcgCCACAGGAGTTGAGATTGTTAGCTCCTgctcagtctttctctctcaagcacacacacacacacatttaactgGATGTAATGTTGGCATGGTTGTGACTtgtacagcctcacacacacgctggtgcacacacacatctgtgtaaGTGGCTGCGGCACTATTCTGTCATCTGTAGGCTGCAAATGCGGCTTCCCTGCTGGGGAGCCGGGGAATAGACAGCGGACAAATGAAGCTGACCTACAAAGGCAAAGGACAGCAATTATTTCTTagggaaacagaaaaaagtcacTTGTTTCCcttctgtttttgcattaattaaacaaaaaaaatgtaagaccAGCTAAAGGTGAAGAGACTGTGGCATGCATTGCACATTTAATAAATAAGTTATCAGTGGGAATTCTCTGACGGCCCAGTCGGTGTCCACAGAGAAACCTGCGAATGTTTCCACCCACTTGCA
It includes:
- the LOC121627365 gene encoding R3H domain-containing protein 1 isoform X3 — protein: MRMSDTVDTETMKVSEAADTVSSPKDSAAKSEVTDQSQSSRDEHGGNNKRDAQDGFLLQPFEKEDRATQDQAEKEDRCDKVDKPEKTQRKMLSRDSSQDYTDSTGIDLHEFLVNTLKGNPRDRIMLLKLEQDILDFISNNESQKRKFPPMTPYHRMLLHRVAAYFGMDHNVDPSGKSVVINKTTNTRIPDQKFSEHIKDDRADDFQKRYILKRDNSSFDREDSTIRMRLKADKRSKSMEEREEEYQRARERIFAHDGDQFILDRSAQDQDACMSTQQRRQMFRLRAGRSGASRQSSSETETLPRHGEPRPWSSTDSSDSSNRLAPRPAITKASSFSGISPGLVRGDSTASSKSTGRLSKTGSESCSSVGSSSSSLSRPQLPLPVSASSWSNIPSTPLIHPAADTRGSGHPEMIKSVPSQPPSATDATNYYVLPLEASGIPPGSVLVNPHTGKPFIHPDGSTVVYNPATVAPAAGRNPQQGKPPQQPIAAPAHQQPTNHLHSQPDTLNAQFSHMTLAQQQPGDSGASVPEARHYPTVYHHHPSSVVLQGAPPSQQVASYMLAGPSGGHPGMLQGQHVALQTQGPNHAYPSSTPGPAAFPGSTLNQPLLQQHTYIQQPVQQMSTCYCSSAHHPHCSSQQQHYRPPVNSLPYNCPQSQNLPQQQVHQAVMPNPASSYQTIVGVQPTPNLALTGNQQSNMGNQMQGMMVQYPPMQSYQQVSVPQQTYQQPVFVSCQPGQGAVAVAGMQPCYSLLPPNQHTTMSSTVSFLPAQMMEQLQFPQTSSPCVSQQHPGQQYAGLLPPGPSSGMVMLQMTAPPCQQPRAPSPCQRKQPNYKHPGAEHQRSRRPAELPPPPDNTQSSLPSSPALTPLPGQPPSVKGLPSGISSIPVMAHHPQLPTAFCHSGQGEAHYSLLGQPLQYKPSIRPPLIHTAHMVAKHQGPLGVWRSGHGRRASRKPLSSDLS